A genomic region of Paenibacillus sp. PL2-23 contains the following coding sequences:
- a CDS encoding MBOAT family O-acyltransferase, translating into MLFNSITFFIFLAIVVVLYYSFPRLRMYILALANIAFYAYAGVGYFLLFAAVVTVVYGISKGLGGSRGKLALAGGLTVVLGNLFFFKYSIFLLENIERSLGIQFDLGGTFLEDRMILLPIGISFYSFQLIAYLVDVYRKKLQPSRTLLEFWVFISLFAHSAAGPILRGNDFLPQLRRIERISFIDRRFKLGIAFLLLGLTKKLIVVESIAPFVNAYFGRAGELTGAEAWTAAYLFAFQIYFDFSAYSEMAVGIGLLLGLKLDLNFKTPYLSANPNEFWRRWHITLSQWIRDYIFIPLGGSRVANWRIYANLIAAMTISGLWHGAAWTFIIWGVFHGVLSAIHRLYRRLIDGTKFEQLTKFRLYHVIAVIVFFHLTVIGWVFFRAEGIHEAMYMLAQMTAIHELQLTEETEKLLLVAAALYGLHLAESVIVSRFGRFIRVWRIRVPFVLRGAVYTLIATVLLAYLFRGESSSFIYFQF; encoded by the coding sequence ATGCTTTTTAATTCCATAACGTTTTTTATTTTTTTGGCCATTGTCGTAGTCCTTTATTACTCATTCCCTCGATTGCGGATGTACATTCTGGCCCTTGCGAATATAGCTTTTTATGCTTATGCCGGCGTTGGCTATTTCCTGCTGTTTGCAGCCGTTGTAACCGTCGTTTACGGGATATCCAAGGGACTTGGCGGCTCGAGAGGCAAGCTTGCGCTTGCGGGCGGACTTACGGTTGTATTGGGCAATTTATTTTTCTTCAAGTATTCCATCTTTTTATTGGAAAATATCGAGCGGTCGCTGGGAATCCAGTTCGATCTGGGCGGCACCTTTCTGGAGGACAGAATGATACTGCTGCCGATCGGCATATCCTTCTATTCCTTCCAGCTGATCGCCTACTTGGTTGACGTATACCGCAAGAAGCTTCAGCCAAGCCGTACACTTCTGGAGTTTTGGGTGTTCATCTCGCTGTTCGCACACTCGGCGGCGGGTCCGATCCTACGAGGCAACGACTTTCTGCCGCAGCTAAGACGGATCGAGCGTATCTCCTTTATCGACAGGCGCTTTAAGCTGGGCATCGCGTTTTTGCTGCTTGGCTTAACGAAGAAGCTCATTGTTGTGGAGTCTATAGCACCGTTCGTCAATGCATATTTTGGGCGCGCGGGCGAACTAACCGGCGCCGAGGCATGGACAGCCGCCTATTTGTTCGCCTTCCAAATCTACTTTGACTTCTCAGCCTACAGCGAGATGGCAGTTGGTATCGGGCTTCTGCTAGGCCTTAAGCTGGATCTGAACTTTAAGACGCCGTACTTGAGCGCCAACCCCAATGAGTTCTGGAGAAGATGGCACATTACCCTCTCCCAGTGGATTCGAGACTACATCTTCATTCCGCTTGGCGGATCCAGAGTGGCGAATTGGCGTATTTACGCCAATCTCATTGCGGCAATGACAATCTCAGGCTTATGGCACGGAGCGGCGTGGACATTTATTATTTGGGGTGTGTTTCATGGTGTATTATCTGCAATACATCGGTTGTACCGCAGACTGATTGATGGCACCAAGTTTGAACAGCTTACGAAGTTTCGCTTATACCATGTCATTGCAGTTATCGTCTTCTTCCACCTGACAGTTATCGGATGGGTATTCTTCCGCGCGGAAGGCATTCACGAGGCCATGTATATGCTTGCTCAAATGACAGCGATCCATGAGCTTCAACTGACGGAAGAAACGGAGAAGCTCTTGCTCGTCGCAGCCGCTTTGTACGGCTTGCATTTGGCAGAGTCGGTTATTGTATCCCGCTTCGGCAGGTTCATTCGGGTGTGGCGCATTCGAGTGCCGTTCGTGCTGCGAGGAGCCGTCTATACCCTTATTGCGACCGTACTGCTGGCCTACCTGTTCAGAGGAGAAAGCAGCAGCTTTATTTACTTTCAGTTCTAG